The following are encoded together in the Primulina tabacum isolate GXHZ01 chromosome 18, ASM2559414v2, whole genome shotgun sequence genome:
- the LOC142533519 gene encoding uncharacterized protein LOC142533519 → MIKIQVKFGVSPSEDPNAHLENFLSICDTIKRNGVSTDAIRLRLFPFSLQGEAMEWLRDLPAGSITTWEGLVEVFMHRYFPPTKITQLRNEITSFRQRDGESLNSAWARFKKMLRMCPRHGFSVGQQIETFYYGVDPSVRSMLDAAAKGSLYRKTPTAALEIISNMAESNVGWQDNRREKKVRFLEMDALTAITAKLDGLTHQMAQLQVQKSIPINDTPFLPDMSCEGIQCFGGDSVNYVGNQGRQQYNPYSFSYNPGWRNHPNFGWIPSENSVEQLQFNPPQHPTQQKPPQQPPKPPQGAGPSMPPGFKPQDSKSNIEDMLAKYIARE, encoded by the exons ATGATTAAAATCCAAGTAAAATTTGGAGTATCACCTTCTGAAGATCCTAATGCACATCTGGAAAACTTTCTGTCAATCTGTGATACAATCAAGCGCAATGGGGTTAGTACTGATGCCATTCGACTCAGACTATTTCCATTCTCACTGCAAGGAGAAGCTATGGAGTGGCTTCGAGACCTTCCTGCTGGTTCTATCACTACATGGGAGGGATTAGTCGAGGTTTTCATGCATAGGTATTTTCCTCCAACTAAGATTACACAGCTGCGAAATGAAATCACATCATTTAGACAGAGAGATGGGGAATCACTGAATTCAGCATGGGCGCGGTTTAAGAAGATGTTGAGAATGTGCCCAAGACATGGTTTTTCGGTAGGCCAGCAGATTGAAACCTTCTACTATGGGGTGGATCCATCTGTGAGATCTATGCTTGATGCGGCAGCAAAAGGTAGCTTGTACAGGAAAACGCCAACCGCAGCGCTTGAAATCATATCTAATATGGCAGAAAGCAATGTAGGATGGCAGGATAACCGAAGGGAGAAGAAAGTCAGATTCCTTGAGATGGATGCCTTGACAGCGATCACAGCAAAGCTTGATGGATTGACACATCAGATGGCACAGCTACAAGTACAAAAGTCAATACCAATCAA TGACACGCCATTCTTGCCAGATATGTCTTGTGAGGGAATACAGTGTTTTGGAGGGGACTCAGTGAATTATGTGGGAAACCAAGGTCGCCAACAATACAATCCATACAGTTTCTCATATAATCCGGGCTGGAGGAATCATCCGAATTTTGGGTGGATACCGTCAGAAAATTCTGTTGAGCAACTACAGTTTAATCCTCCGCAGCATCCCACACAACAAAAGCCTCCTCAGCAACCACCTAAACCTCCGCAAGGTGCGGGACCTTCTATGCCACCCGGTTTCAAGCCACAGGATAGCAAGTCAAATATCGAGGACATGCTCGCCAAGTACATAGCCAGGGAATGA